The Lactobacillus acidophilus DNA segment TGCATTCTTTAAAACAAATAAAGCTCTGGATTCATTAGTTGCATCATTTGGTACAGCAACGGTTGCCCCATTTGGCAAATCACTTAATTTATGATATTTCTTTGAATAAATTCTAATTGGTGCAATATATGTTTTACCAATCGCTACAACACCACCATTATTGGCTTTATTCCAATCATTTAAAAATGCATAATGTTGAAAAGCATTCATATCAATGTCGCCGGATTTTAAAGCCTTATTAGGTTGATTATAATCAGTAAAATTTTTAGTTTTAATAATTACACCATATTTCTTTTTGGCTGTTTTAGCAACGCTCTTCCAAATAGCTTCTTCTTGTTTACTTTCGCCAACAATTCCAACAGTTACAGTCTTGTTTGGTACTTGACTAGGTATTCCCGGACCAAAACTAAACCAGCCGGCAATAATAATTAAAATTCCAATAATTGTCCAGATGATCGTATTTCTCCGTCTACGCTTTCTCATAAGAACTCCACTCCTAATCTTTTTAATGAAAATAAAAAGAGCATTCATCCAAAAG contains these protein-coding regions:
- a CDS encoding MetQ/NlpA family ABC transporter substrate-binding protein — protein: MRKRRRRNTIIWTIIGILIIIAGWFSFGPGIPSQVPNKTVTVGIVGESKQEEAIWKSVAKTAKKKYGVIIKTKNFTDYNQPNKALKSGDIDMNAFQHYAFLNDWNKANNGGVVAIGKTYIAPIRIYSKKYHKLSDLPNGATVAVPNDATNESRALFVLKNAGLIKLKKGKTLVTVADIASNPNDLKIKEIGAEQTGRVLNSVDASVVNNNYAGPAGLIDKQTVYVEPVNKDSEQWINILAVKKGNQDKKIYQDVVKAYQTAATKKLYQKFYGTSQISAWDVKLK